In Planctobacterium marinum, the DNA window CAAAGCTCGTGCACCTCAGTATGATGGATTTTGTCGGAGTCGACATTTATCGGGACAAGATTGTGCTGTTCGGCTGAGAAATCCGGGCCAATCTCTAGTGCTTAAGGATACTTTGCTCGGCGATATCCGTCCGCCTGAAGCCATCGTCAATGAAGATTTTGTATTGCGCCGACGCGATGGGATCTGGGGTTATCATTTAGTAGCCGTGCTGGATGATTTAAATCAGGGAATAACGCAGGTAGTGCGCGGTGCGGATCTGTTATTGCCCAGCGCTTGCCAACTTGTTTTGTATGAGTTGCTTGGTGAAAACCCTCCGTCCTTTTTGCACGTACCACTGGCCGTCTCTGCGCCGGGTAAAAAACTCAGTAAGCAAAATCACAGTCCCCAACTGAAAAACAGTCAAGCGAGTGATAATTTGATGCAAGCACTGGAATATTTAGGACTTAAGGTGCCACTACAGTTACACGGAGCCGCTTGTTCTGAGCTATTAAAGTGGGCGGTGGCACACTGGCATGTAGGCAATTTAGGCAAGGCATCAGAAAAAAAGGTAGCAGCGCACTGGTGTTGACGAAAAGTTATTCAAATTACCCGCGGATTGGTTTAAAATCCGCGCCCGAAAAAGCAAGACAAAAGCAGTTTTTTCGGGAAATTTTTCCTACACTATCTATTATGGAATCATCGACAGTTCGGAGTCAGGCGTATCATTTCCAGGGTTTTTGACAAAGTAAGGAATGCATTCACTGGAAAGGGTGAAACTGAAGCAGGTGAACAGATGACCTCTGAGGCTGTCCTGGTGCCGCGTGCAGAGCATAATGTTTCGCGGGAAGACATCAGTCCCAATGCTTTAAAAGTGCTTTACCGTTTGCACGGCGCAGGCCATCAGGCTTATCTGGTGGGTGGCTGTGTGCGTGATCTGCTGTTGGGTCAGCACCCCAAAGACTTCGATGTAGTTACCGATGCCACACCAGAACAAATCAAGGCTTTATTTCGCAATTGTCGCCTTATTGGACGTCGTTTTCGCCTGGCGCATATCGTATTCGGTCGCGAGATCATCGAAGTGGCGACTTTCCGCGGCCATCATCAGATTGCTGAGTCTGGTAGTGCACAAACCAGTAAGCAAAGCGAAGCTGGTCAGTTACTGCGGGATAACGTTTTTGGCACCATAGAAGAAGATGCCGAGCGCCGAGATTTCACCGTCAATGCCATGTATTACAATATTGCGGATTACAGTATTCGCGATTTTGCCAAAGGCCGAGAGGCGATTGCTAAACGCGAGCTGGAGTTGATTGGCGACCCGGAAACCCGCTATCGCGAGGATCCAGTGCGCATGTTACGAGCGGTGCGTTTTGCTGCAAAACTAGACTTTAACATCACTCAGCGCGCAGCCCAGCCTATTCCGGAGTTGGCTGAGTTACTAAGCAATGTCGCGCCTGCCAGATTATTCGAAGAAGTCATTAAGTTGTTTATTAACGGCGCGGGGGTTAAAACTTTTGAGCTGATGCAAAAATACCATTTGTTTGGTCAGTTATTCCCGCAAGTACAGCCGTTGTTAGAAAACCCACAAGGTAAGGAATACCAGTTTTTACAAAAAGTATTAATCAACACCGATAATCGTATCAATTCTGGCTTACGAGTGACGCCGGCTTTCTTCTACGCCGCGGTTATGTGGTATGCCGTAGAAGAGCGGCAGCAGCAACATATTAATGAAGGCGGTTTTAATCGCCACGATGCTTTTATCATGGCTATGAATGACGTGTTACACAGACAAATGCAACGCATCATGATCCCCAAGCGCTTTACCACGGTGATCCGCGATATCTGGCTGTTGCAACACCGCCTGCCGAAACGCTTCGGCAAACGCGCTTGGGTAACCCTTGAACATGCTCGATTCCGCGCAGCCTACGATTTTCTGGTATTGCGCGGTGAAGTAGAAGGCGGCGAGATAGCAGAAGTGGGTCAGTGGTGGACAGATTTCCAGGAGGCGGGCCCTGCGCAGCGCAAAAAAATGCTGGCTAATTTGCGAGGCAAAGACGGCAAACCCACCCGCAGAAAACGTCATTACCACAATAAGAATCGTGATAACTGAATCGGTTTATATCGGGCTCGGCGCTAACCTCAATGATCCCGTAGCACAGCTTAAAAGCGCCCTGAAATCCCTACAGTCATTGCCTGACACCCAACTAGTTAGTCATTCCAGTTTATACAGCAGCAAACCACTCGGACCGCAGGAGCAGCCGGAATACGTTAATGCCGTCGCAGAGTTACGCACTGAACTTGCCCCTCTATCATTATTAGATGCTCTCCAGGTCATAGAGCAAGAACAGGGAAGGGTGCGCAAAGAAGAGCGTTGGGGACCGCGTACACTGGACCTGGATATCATTTTATTTGGTAAGCAAATTATCAGCTGTGAGCGATTAACTGTCCCTCATTACCATTTTCACGCCAGAGAGTTTGTACTTTACCCCTTAAATCAAATTGCGCCGGCGCTGCGTTTGCCGGACGGGACCCCATTAGCTACCCTGATATCTCAGGTGCCGGATAATGGTTTAACCGAGTTGATCCCGGCTTGTGATCTCGGGATTGCTTGAAATCGTAAATTTTCTTCGTATAGTGCAGCTTGAAACGGGCGTTTGAATTTGTGAATGTTTAACGCCACAGAACAATTGAAAAGGGCAGTTTAGTTATGAAAAAAGTGACCACTTCAGTATTGCTGAAAATGAAGCAGGAGCGTCAGAAGATAACGGTACTCACTGCCTATGATGCCAGCTTTGCCAAGCTCTTTGACGAAGCGGGTATCGATGCGATGCTTATCGGGGACTCCTTGGGAATGGTATTGCAGGGGGAAGACTCTACACTCCCTGTGAGTGTTGATGATATCGCTTATCACACCCGAGCTGTGCGCAATGGTACATCACGAGCATTGGTGGTGGCGGATATGCCATTTATGTCTTATGCAACACCAGAGCAAACCTACCCAAACGCTGCAAAATTAATGGCCGCTGGGGCCAATATGGTAAAACTGGAAGGCGGCGAATGGCTGCTGGAAAGTATCGAAGGCTTGGTAAAGCGAGGCATTCCTGTGTGCGGACACCTGGGCTTAACGCCACAATCGGTAAACGTGATTGGCGGCTTTAAAGTACAAGGCCGAGACCAGGAAAAAGCCCAAAAAATGATCAGCGAGGCACAACAACTGGAGCGCGCTGGTATCCAGATGTTGGTGCTTGAGTGTGTACCTACTAACTTGGCAGCTTCCATAACTGAAGCGGTATCCATTCCGGTTATTGGTATTGGTGCAGGTAATAAAACCGATGGACAGGTTCTGGTGATGCACGACATGTTTGGCATCAGTGCCAACTATATGCCGAAGTTTTCCAAAAATTATCTGGCTCAAACCGGCGATATTCGCAAAGCGGTAAGTGCCTTTATTGATGAAGTGCAAAGTGGCGCCTTTCCAGATGAGTCACATAGTTTTGCGGATTAACTGGTATGGCACATCATTCTGACCATTTTTTCACAAGCGATTTCTTCACAAGGGCGGGCAAATGCTAAAAATAGCCGACATTATAAAATTAAGAGAGCAGCGCCGCAGCTGGCAACTGGATGGCAAGGTTATTGGCTTTGTGCCAACTATGGGTAATCTGCACGATGGCCACCTGCAGCTAGTGCGGGAAGCGAAAAAAAGCTGCGATATCGTGGTGGTATCTATTTTTGTTAACCCGATGCAATTCGGCCCCAATGAGGACCTGGATGCCTACCCCAGGACTATGGAGGAAGATTGCGCCAAGCTTGAAGCCTTAGGAGTAGATTGTTTATTTACCCCTGATTCCGAAGCTATTTACGCCAGAGGCCTTGAGCAGCAAACGTTTGTGGAAGTGCCGGGTATTTCTTACATGATCTGTGGCGCCAGTCGTCCCGGGCATTTTCGCGGCGTAGCCACCATCGTATGTAAATTATTTAATATGGTGCAGCCCAATCACGCCTTTTTTGGTGAGAAGGATTTCCAGCAGTTGCAGGTTATCAAAGCCATGGTACAAGACCTGTCCATGAACCTTACCATTCATGGCGTGGCGACGGTCAGAGAAAGTGATGGCCTGGCTATGAGCAGTCGCAATGGTTATCTCAACGAAAAAGAGCGCAGTATCGCCCCAAAACTCTATTCAGCCCTGTTAACCTTATCGGAACAGATAATTTCCGGCAGGCGGGATTTTCGTCAACTGGTAAAAGAGCATACGCTGTTTTTAAATAATGCCGGCTTTAAAACCGACTACATTGAGATCAGGTGTGCTGAGACCCTGATGCACCCCAGTCACGAAGATACTGAATTGGTGATCCTGGCGGCAGGCTTTTTAGGTAAAACTCGCCTTATCGACAATTTACCAGTAAGCCTGGACTGAGATTGCAATTGATTGTGCGCTGCAGAAGCTCTGCAGCGTTTAAGTGATTTTTGCTTCAGGCGGCAGGCGAGATAAGTTTCTGAAAGGTTTGTGTCTTCTCTGAGATGGCCTTTTGTTCCGCCAGAATATCCAGTAGATCCTGTTTTGTGGTGAGCGGGTTGGCCAGAATGACGCGAAATACGGTAATGGTTTGCCCCGGATATTTAGCTACTTCCAGACGAGTACGAGACACGAAGGACTTACCCGACTCCCGTTGCTGTTTCTGCACTCTCACCGTTAATTCGTCAAGACGCTGATTGATTCTCTCTTTATCTGTGCTGCTGGCTTGCTGCAGTTGTGCTTGTACGATGCGCGGGCATGCGCGATAAGTGAGGATACACAAGGTGGGATCGGTAACCAGTTCAAAATCCGGATCATCGTTAATCAGTTGCGCAAATAGCTGCGCTTTTTCGATACTTTGATCTACCAGCAGCTCGTAACCACTTCTGCCAAAGATGTGCAGTGCCGAATACACCAGCATCGCCATACCGTTTCGGGAGCCTTCCAGTGTAGTGGCGCCTAAATCTTTGGAGCCGGCGCGCAATATATAATTGGCATGATGACGAACGGCATTGGAGTCTTCAGGGTTCTTGAACAGCACCATGCCTGCCCCCATGGGCACATACATTTGCTTGTGTGCATCAATGGTAACGGAATCTGCGTGCTCGATTCCAGTAAGTAATTTGGCGTGGGTATGGGAAAACAGCGTTGGGCCACCCCAAGCTGCGTCTACATGGAAATGGCAACCCAATTGTTGTGCTACATCGGCCAGTTCACTGAGCGGATCGATATGGCCTGTTTCCGTGGTTCCCGCGACGCCAACAATGGCCAGCACTTTATTGCCTTGTGCTTCAAATTTTCTGGCTGCTTGCAGCGCTT includes these proteins:
- the gluQRS gene encoding tRNA glutamyl-Q(34) synthetase GluQRS, which gives rise to MVNRTPNEVISGYRGRFAPSPSGNLHFGSLVTALASYLLARQADGQWLLRIDDIDTPRVQSGAADAILTTLEAHSLLWDEAVYYQSLQSDRYEHHLRLLQQRQQCYFCDCTRQAIKARAPQYDGFCRSRHLSGQDCAVRLRNPGQSLVLKDTLLGDIRPPEAIVNEDFVLRRRDGIWGYHLVAVLDDLNQGITQVVRGADLLLPSACQLVLYELLGENPPSFLHVPLAVSAPGKKLSKQNHSPQLKNSQASDNLMQALEYLGLKVPLQLHGAACSELLKWAVAHWHVGNLGKASEKKVAAHWC
- the pcnB gene encoding polynucleotide adenylyltransferase PcnB — protein: MPRAEHNVSREDISPNALKVLYRLHGAGHQAYLVGGCVRDLLLGQHPKDFDVVTDATPEQIKALFRNCRLIGRRFRLAHIVFGREIIEVATFRGHHQIAESGSAQTSKQSEAGQLLRDNVFGTIEEDAERRDFTVNAMYYNIADYSIRDFAKGREAIAKRELELIGDPETRYREDPVRMLRAVRFAAKLDFNITQRAAQPIPELAELLSNVAPARLFEEVIKLFINGAGVKTFELMQKYHLFGQLFPQVQPLLENPQGKEYQFLQKVLINTDNRINSGLRVTPAFFYAAVMWYAVEERQQQHINEGGFNRHDAFIMAMNDVLHRQMQRIMIPKRFTTVIRDIWLLQHRLPKRFGKRAWVTLEHARFRAAYDFLVLRGEVEGGEIAEVGQWWTDFQEAGPAQRKKMLANLRGKDGKPTRRKRHYHNKNRDN
- the panB gene encoding 3-methyl-2-oxobutanoate hydroxymethyltransferase, which produces MKKVTTSVLLKMKQERQKITVLTAYDASFAKLFDEAGIDAMLIGDSLGMVLQGEDSTLPVSVDDIAYHTRAVRNGTSRALVVADMPFMSYATPEQTYPNAAKLMAAGANMVKLEGGEWLLESIEGLVKRGIPVCGHLGLTPQSVNVIGGFKVQGRDQEKAQKMISEAQQLERAGIQMLVLECVPTNLAASITEAVSIPVIGIGAGNKTDGQVLVMHDMFGISANYMPKFSKNYLAQTGDIRKAVSAFIDEVQSGAFPDESHSFAD
- the panP gene encoding pyridoxal-dependent aspartate 1-decarboxylase PanP, producing the protein MKKAKASLEHLYRVFTVPEQGDSKLAEIEQHLSANLSDFLSQHVVTQARSLEDLEQDFADFRVPEEPEFVSAHAEHLLDKLVANSVNTYSPTFIGHMTSALPYFHLPLSKLLVGLNQNPVKIETSKAFTPLERQVLGMLHKLIYDDSDDFYQAHLHSARRSLGAFCSGGTVANITALWVARNNLLKADGDFKGVAKEGVAAAMSHYGYKKLAVICSKRGHYSLSKAVDLLGLGREQLLTIDCPGQTLSAEKALQAARKFEAQGNKVLAIVGVAGTTETGHIDPLSELADVAQQLGCHFHVDAAWGGPTLFSHTHAKLLTGIEHADSVTIDAHKQMYVPMGAGMVLFKNPEDSNAVRHHANYILRAGSKDLGATTLEGSRNGMAMLVYSALHIFGRSGYELLVDQSIEKAQLFAQLINDDPDFELVTDPTLCILTYRACPRIVQAQLQQASSTDKERINQRLDELTVRVQKQQRESGKSFVSRTRLEVAKYPGQTITVFRVILANPLTTKQDLLDILAEQKAISEKTQTFQKLISPAA
- the folK gene encoding 2-amino-4-hydroxy-6-hydroxymethyldihydropteridine diphosphokinase, with amino-acid sequence MITESVYIGLGANLNDPVAQLKSALKSLQSLPDTQLVSHSSLYSSKPLGPQEQPEYVNAVAELRTELAPLSLLDALQVIEQEQGRVRKEERWGPRTLDLDIILFGKQIISCERLTVPHYHFHAREFVLYPLNQIAPALRLPDGTPLATLISQVPDNGLTELIPACDLGIA
- the panC gene encoding pantoate--beta-alanine ligase — its product is MLKIADIIKLREQRRSWQLDGKVIGFVPTMGNLHDGHLQLVREAKKSCDIVVVSIFVNPMQFGPNEDLDAYPRTMEEDCAKLEALGVDCLFTPDSEAIYARGLEQQTFVEVPGISYMICGASRPGHFRGVATIVCKLFNMVQPNHAFFGEKDFQQLQVIKAMVQDLSMNLTIHGVATVRESDGLAMSSRNGYLNEKERSIAPKLYSALLTLSEQIISGRRDFRQLVKEHTLFLNNAGFKTDYIEIRCAETLMHPSHEDTELVILAAGFLGKTRLIDNLPVSLD